The Chitinophaga niabensis genome segment ACATTTACATAAACCCTATTATCACCATGGACAACAAAGATCAGATCCCTTCCCCCTGCGAATGGGCAGGCGGTGTTGAAAAATTTGAACAGCTTACAGACATCTTTTACAAAAAAGTGCTGCAAGACCCCATCCTGGAGCCCGTATTCCGCCACATGCCCGCAGAACATTCCAAACATGTTGCGCATTTTATGGCAGAAGTATTGATGGGCCCTAAAGTATACACCGCAGAATATGGCGACAATGCGCTCAAACACATGGTGGGAAAACACATAGGCCGAAAATTAAAAGAAGAACAACGGAAGAGATGGGTAGACCTGCTACTGGAAAGCGCAGATGAGATTGGCTTAGCCAACGACCCGGAATTCCGTTCAACTTTTATTGCACATTTGGAATGGGGAACCAGGGTAGCCGTATTAAACTCCCAGCTCGACGAAAATCCCACCACAGAGAATGAACAGATACCGGAATGGGGATGGGGAGA includes the following:
- a CDS encoding group II truncated hemoglobin, which gives rise to MDNKDQIPSPCEWAGGVEKFEQLTDIFYKKVLQDPILEPVFRHMPAEHSKHVAHFMAEVLMGPKVYTAEYGDNALKHMVGKHIGRKLKEEQRKRWVDLLLESADEIGLANDPEFRSTFIAHLEWGTRVAVLNSQLDENPTTENEQIPEWGWGEVKGPYEVVGSLFQKKK